Proteins co-encoded in one Myripristis murdjan chromosome 4, fMyrMur1.1, whole genome shotgun sequence genomic window:
- the fetub gene encoding fetuin B, whose product MKRCALLSLLLVAGCVYVHAAPVEQGGMEAGSCQDAAALGAAEEALTKLNEDRLEGYILSLHRLSNVHTVQHGETGVVYYLTLDVVETQCHVLSRNEWKKCTARTDDDTPVYGQCKVAIYINKPHRVVRLYKYNCAIRPAPAARISAACPDCPSLTATDNEEIVKTVTQSLEKYNKENGLTNYFALLKTTRASMQMGMGTFYHVEYTIQETTCTKSSDPATIANCPHMECEFAHKGFCKATHSIAFGNDEVSVECEIYEPEAAEKEKKLHELGTDHSHNDTHAHNHDHTTDQGHDHVHDHTKSHGQHDQTHTHNDNSKHHHTHDHHAGSAHRHAHDHSHDHGHGHDHVHAHHAKAHDHTDDSPNHHHNYGHDATVHTHEHDHELALDHDHKHAHLHEHEHHHHHHEHVHETTPHDDPEGTVRMLPAMGQPMTLPAFPDEPAAGPEAGVTLPLVPDPQIPELKEPTIVPFPKGLSADCPVPEAGDTLVGKLFSEDAEFKVAA is encoded by the exons ATGAAGCGCTGCGCGTTGCTGTCACTCTTGCTGGTGGCAGGGTGTGTGTACGTCCACGCCGCGCCCGTCGAGCAGGGCGGCATGGAGGCCGGGTCGTGCCAGGACGCGGCGGCACTGGGCGCAGCTGAGGAGGCGCTCACCAAGCTCAACGAGGACCGGCTGGAGGGCTACATCCTCAGCCTGCACCGGCTCTCCAACGTCCACACGGTCCAACAC ggagagacaggTGTAGTCTACTACCTTACTCTGGATGTTGTGGAGACTCAGTGCCATGTTCTCAGCAGGAACGAGTGGAAGAAGTGCACGGCTCGAACAGACGACGACACACCG GTTTATGGACAGTGCAAGGTTGCCATCTACATCAACAAGCCGCACAGAGTGGTGCGTCTCTACAAATACAACTGTGCCATCAGACCAG CTCCAGCGGCAAGAATATCAGCTGCGTGTCCAGACTGTCCATCCCTTACTGCCACGGACAATGAAGAGATCGTGAAGACCGTCACCCAGTCCCTGGAGAAGTACAACAAAGAGAATGGACTGACCAATTACTTTGCTCTGCTCAAAACCACCCGCGCAAGCATGCAG atGGGCATGGGAACATTTTACCACGTGGAGTACACCATCCAGGAGACCACCTGTACCAAGAGCAGTGACCCAGCAACGATCGCAAACTGCCCTCATATGGAGTGCGAGTTTGCA cACAAAGGCTTTTGTAAGGCTACCCACTCAATCGCCTTCGGTAATGATGAAGTCAGCGTAGAGTGTGAGATCTATGAGCCGGAG GCTGctgagaaggagaagaagctCCACGAGCTGGGCACAGACCACAGCCACAacgacacacacgcacacaaccaCGACCACACAACCGACCAAGGCCACGACCACGTGCACGACCACACCAAGAGCCACGGGCAACACGACCAGACCCACACGCACAACGACAACAGCAAACACCACCATACACACGACCACCACGCGGGCAGCGCTCACAGGCACGCTCACGACCACTCGCACGACCACGGCCACGGCCACGACCACGTGCACGCGCACCACGCCAAGGCGCACGACCACACCGACGACTCtcccaaccaccaccacaactaTGGCCACGACGCTACTGTGCACACCCACGAGCATGACCACGAGCTCGCCCTGGACCACGATCACAAGCACGCTCACCTGCACGAGCACgagcaccaccaccatcaccacgaGCACGTGCATGAGACCACCCCGCACGACGATCCAGAGGGCACGGTGAGGATGCTGCCTGCCATGGGCCAGCCCATGACCCTGCCCGCCTTCCCCGATGAGCCGGCTGCGGGCCCCGAGGCGGGAGTCACCCTGCCCCTCGTCCCCGACCCCCAGATCCCCGAGCTGAAGGAGCCCACCATCGTCCCCTTCCCCAAAGGCCTCTCAGCTGATTGTCCTGTCCCAGAGGCAGGAGACACCCTGGTGGGGAAGCTCTTCTCCGAGGACGCCGAGTTCAAGGTGGCTGCGTAA